Proteins encoded within one genomic window of Agelaius phoeniceus isolate bAgePho1 chromosome 9, bAgePho1.hap1, whole genome shotgun sequence:
- the SLC29A3 gene encoding equilibrative nucleoside transporter 3 encodes MFPAAGSSLPDQEPLLEDAVGSGYSLQKPRDRWHGAYLIFFLLGIGSLLPWNFFITAKHYWRYKLQNCSDEPSPAGQAASDLRDYFESYISIASTIPSVLCLIGNFLLVNKVAASVRILSSLFVMLAVFLVITVLVKVDTSTWTTPFFTLTVGCVAVVSSASTVFSSSIFGLSSCFPMRNLQALLSGQAMGGTISAVASVIDLAAAADVTDSALAYFLTADIFIVLCIVVYLLLPRLEYSRYYLSSQKESPSLVTVPPDSSVEDQAEPGGPVSSSSFLTRSAGIPPLRPILQKTALLGFCLFYVFFISIIIFPSLSSNIESVSKASGSPWSTKYFTPLTCFLLYNFADWCGRQVTAWIQVPGPKSKLLPALVLLRTILLPLFILSNYQPRAHIRTVLFNRDIYPVVFTALLGLSNGYLGTLVMVYGPKIVPKELAEAAGVVMSFYLVLGLALGSACAVFVVHLV; translated from the exons ATGTTCCCAGCAGCCGGCAGCTCTCTGCCGGACCAGGAGCCCCTGCTGGAGGACGCTGTAGGGAGCGGGTACAGCCTGCAGAAGCCCAGGGACCGCTGGCACGGGGCCTACCTGATATTTTTCCTCCTGGGCATCGGGTCTCTCCTGCCCTGGAATTTCTTCATCACGGCCAAACACTACTGGAGGTACAAGCTGCAGAACTGCTCGGATGAGCCCAGCCCGGCGGGGCAGGCGGCCTCAGACCTGCGG GACTATTTTGAGAGTTACATCTCCATTGCCTCCACCATACCCTCGGTGCTGTGCCTGATTGGAAACTTCTTGCTTGTCAACAA ggTTGCTGCCAGTGTCCGGATCCTGTCGTCCCTCTTTGTCATGCTGGCTGTGTTCCTGGTGATCACAGTGCTGGTCAAGGTGGACACCTCCACCTGGACCACACCTTTCTTCACCCTCACTGTGGGCTGCGTGGCTGTGGTCAGCAGTGCCTCCACTGTCTTCTCCAGCAGCATCTTCggcctcagcagctgcttccccatGAGGAacctgcaggctctgctctcaG GCCAGGCCATGGGTGGCACCATCAGCGCCGTGGCCTCTGTGATAGACCTGGCAGCGGCGGCCGACGTCACCGACAGCGCCCTGGCCTATTTCCTCACTGCTGACATCTTCATCGTCCTCTGCATCGTGGTGtacctgctgctgcccaggctggagTACTCCAG GTATTACCTGAGCAGCCAGAAGGAGAGCCCCTCTCTGGTCACTGTGCCCCCTGACAGCTCCGTGGAGgaccaggcagagccaggaggcCCCGtcagctcctcctccttcctcacaAGGAGTGCTGGCATCCCCCCACTCCGCCCCATCCTGCAGAAGACTGCCCTCCTCGGCTTCTGCCTCTTCTATGTCTTCTTCATCTCCATCATcatcttcccttccctctcctccaaCATCGAGTCTGTCAGCAAAGCCTCGGGGAGCCCGTGGAGCACCAAGTACTTCACCCCACTCACCTGTTTCCTCCTGTACAACTTTGCTGACTGGTGTGGGAGGCAGGTCACTGCCTGGATCCAGGTGCCAGGCCCCAAGAGCAAACTGCTGCCTGCCCTTGTCCTCCTCAGAACCATCCTCCTCCCTCTCTTCATCCTCAGCAACTACCAGCCCCGGGCTCACATCCGGACCGTGCTGTTCAACAGGGACATCTACCCCGTGGTgttcacagccctgctggggctcagcaatGGCTACCTGGGCACTCTGGTCATGGTCTACGGCCCCAAAATCGTGCCCAAAGagctggctgaggcagcagGGGTGGTGATGTCCTTTTAcctggtgctggggctggctctgggctctgcctgtgctgtttTTGTGGTGCACCTTGTGTAG